A genomic stretch from Halococcus saccharolyticus DSM 5350 includes:
- a CDS encoding ABC transporter ATP-binding protein, which yields MSDPLLSVEDVHAGYGLTEVLQGVSFDVDRGSVVALVGRNGVGKTTTLRTIVGNLTPTSGRITFDGEDVTGLATEKTVRKGITFVPEDRRVFPGLTVRENIEMGQHGVSAADGPTVDEVLDRFENLREREGSYGSVLSGGEQQMLAIARALVADPDLLLLDEPTEGLAPFIVREIEDIIRELNDDGITVLLVEQNIPVALDVADHAHILAQGEIVHSGPAAAVRDDDELLDRHLGVGAIE from the coding sequence GTGAGCGACCCGCTGCTCTCGGTCGAGGACGTCCACGCAGGCTATGGCCTGACCGAGGTGCTCCAGGGCGTGAGCTTCGACGTCGACCGCGGCTCGGTGGTCGCGCTGGTGGGTCGCAACGGGGTCGGCAAGACAACGACGCTCCGGACGATCGTCGGCAACCTCACGCCGACGAGCGGCCGGATTACCTTCGATGGCGAGGACGTCACCGGCCTCGCCACGGAGAAGACAGTCCGGAAAGGGATCACGTTCGTGCCGGAGGATCGGCGGGTGTTCCCCGGACTTACGGTGCGGGAGAACATCGAGATGGGGCAGCACGGCGTTTCCGCGGCGGACGGTCCTACAGTCGATGAGGTACTCGACCGGTTCGAGAACCTCCGGGAGCGCGAGGGGAGTTACGGCTCGGTGCTTTCGGGCGGTGAGCAGCAGATGCTCGCGATCGCGCGGGCGCTCGTCGCCGATCCCGACCTCCTGCTGCTCGACGAACCCACCGAGGGACTCGCACCGTTCATCGTTCGAGAGATCGAGGACATCATCAGAGAACTCAACGACGACGGGATCACCGTCCTGCTGGTCGAGCAGAACATCCCGGTCGCGCTCGACGTCGCGGATCACGCGCACATCCTCGCACAGGGCGAGATCGTCCACAGCGGCCCCGCCGCAGCGGTGCGGGACGACGACGAACTCCTCGATCGCCACCTCGGCGTTGGTGCGATCGAATAG
- a CDS encoding ABC transporter ATP-binding protein gives MTDAVLETDGLTKRFGELTAVDHVDLAVEAGEFRSVIGPNGAGKTTLFNCITGALSATEGTVWFRGEDITDVPSHERVRRGVGRSFQITNVFGGLAVRENVRLAAQSIFGDDISGRDAMFRDKDSFGDVSARTDEVLDRIGLASHADERAETLAYGDQRRLEIGIVLATDPELVLLDEPTAGMSSEETRATMDLIEDVLADRSLLLIEHDIDLVMRVSDRITVLTRGEVLAEGSPTDIAEDDDVRDAYLGGMRQ, from the coding sequence ATGACTGACGCCGTGCTCGAAACCGACGGGCTCACGAAGCGCTTCGGCGAGCTGACCGCGGTCGATCACGTCGATCTTGCGGTCGAGGCCGGCGAGTTCCGAAGCGTCATCGGACCGAACGGGGCGGGCAAGACCACCCTGTTCAACTGCATCACCGGCGCGCTCTCGGCCACGGAGGGGACGGTGTGGTTCCGGGGCGAGGACATCACCGACGTCCCCTCCCACGAGCGGGTCCGCCGCGGGGTCGGCCGGTCGTTCCAGATCACGAACGTCTTCGGCGGTCTCGCAGTCAGGGAGAACGTCCGGCTCGCCGCCCAGTCGATCTTCGGCGACGATATCTCCGGCCGCGACGCGATGTTCCGCGACAAGGACTCCTTTGGGGACGTTTCGGCGCGCACCGACGAGGTGCTCGATCGGATCGGGCTCGCGAGCCACGCCGACGAGCGCGCCGAGACGCTCGCGTACGGCGATCAGCGCCGTCTCGAAATCGGGATCGTGCTCGCGACCGATCCCGAACTCGTGCTCCTCGACGAACCCACCGCCGGGATGAGCAGCGAGGAGACCCGGGCGACGATGGACCTGATCGAGGACGTGCTCGCCGATCGGAGTCTGCTCCTGATCGAACACGACATCGACCTCGTGATGCGGGTCTCGGATCGAATTACAGTCCTCACCCGCGGCGAGGTGCTCGCGGAGGGATCGCCGACCGATATCGCCGAGGACGACGACGTACGTGACGCGTACCTCGGGGGTATGCGCCAGTGA
- a CDS encoding ABC transporter permease: MVAVSAFVEQLANGVTLGMVYVLLAAGLSIIFGVMDVINFSHGELFALGAYFALSIVAPLGATGFWVALVVAPLLVGVIGAAIERFTVRPLYGRDPLYHILLTFGLVLIISDLIQLVWGTSQHQLIVPDLLNQAIAVFGVRLSLYSYFMIAVGAVLAIGTWLVLNRTTYGTIVRAGSQDREMVRNLGIDIDRYYTLVFGFGAALAAVGGIVLGGYQNVNPGMGNSVIIPAFIIVVLGGLGSFRGAVFGGLLVGVVQTLTRTYIPVLEGLTVFLLMIGVLLLKPQGLFGNPEWQTTESDEGELLIGAHGGVFARDTRERLGAAVVGLLAVAPIVLLATGNDYYVALLNEMFIWAIFALSLDFVMGYAGLVSLGHTMFYGIGAYVAALVLLHLAPSFLVALVGAMAVCAVVAWVVGNLSIRVSGVYFAMITLAFAQLFYNAVFKLDWTGGSDGLLGFDAFLGVGGVGAPISEVEFTLAGLTITPAAVFYYLALVLAVASLLFARRFMNAPFGSVLQSISESEERTEFIGYDVTKYKRRAFVISGALAGLAGGLLAVNPDTFVISPGQTLYWINSGEVIVMTLLGGMGTLFGPMIGAGVFIGAEDILATYTEQWRMVIGAVFVLFVLFVPRGLVSVPSLVAQWRQDSREGDPPAGLDDTEASPDD, translated from the coding sequence ATGGTAGCAGTATCCGCCTTCGTCGAACAGCTCGCGAACGGTGTCACCCTCGGAATGGTGTACGTCCTGCTGGCGGCGGGGCTGTCGATCATCTTCGGCGTGATGGACGTCATCAACTTCTCACACGGCGAGCTGTTCGCGCTGGGGGCGTACTTCGCGCTCAGCATCGTGGCTCCCCTCGGCGCGACCGGGTTCTGGGTCGCGCTCGTGGTCGCGCCCCTGCTCGTCGGCGTGATCGGCGCGGCCATCGAGCGCTTCACCGTCCGGCCGCTGTACGGCCGGGACCCGCTGTATCACATCCTGCTGACGTTCGGGCTCGTGCTCATCATCAGCGACCTCATTCAGCTCGTCTGGGGCACCTCCCAGCACCAGCTCATCGTGCCCGACCTCCTGAACCAGGCGATCGCCGTCTTCGGCGTCCGGCTCTCGCTGTACAGCTACTTCATGATCGCCGTCGGTGCCGTGCTCGCGATCGGGACGTGGCTCGTTCTCAATCGAACCACGTATGGGACGATCGTCCGGGCGGGCTCGCAGGACCGCGAGATGGTGCGGAACCTCGGGATCGACATCGATCGGTACTACACCCTCGTCTTCGGGTTCGGGGCCGCGCTCGCCGCGGTCGGCGGGATCGTGCTCGGCGGCTATCAGAACGTCAACCCCGGGATGGGCAACAGCGTCATCATCCCCGCGTTCATCATCGTGGTGCTCGGCGGCCTCGGAAGCTTCCGGGGGGCAGTCTTCGGCGGGCTCCTCGTCGGTGTCGTCCAGACGCTGACCCGAACCTATATTCCTGTCCTCGAAGGATTGACGGTCTTTCTGTTGATGATCGGCGTGCTCCTCCTGAAGCCTCAGGGACTGTTCGGCAACCCCGAGTGGCAGACCACCGAGTCCGACGAGGGCGAGCTCCTGATCGGGGCGCATGGTGGGGTGTTCGCCCGGGACACCCGCGAACGGCTCGGGGCCGCGGTGGTGGGGCTGCTCGCGGTGGCCCCGATCGTGCTGCTGGCGACCGGCAACGACTACTACGTGGCGCTGCTGAACGAGATGTTCATCTGGGCGATCTTTGCACTGAGCCTCGACTTCGTGATGGGCTATGCTGGACTCGTCTCGCTCGGCCACACCATGTTCTACGGCATCGGCGCGTACGTCGCGGCGCTCGTCTTGCTCCACCTCGCGCCCTCCTTTCTCGTCGCGCTCGTCGGCGCGATGGCGGTCTGTGCGGTCGTGGCGTGGGTAGTCGGCAACCTCTCGATCCGGGTGTCGGGAGTGTACTTCGCGATGATCACGCTCGCGTTCGCCCAGTTGTTCTACAACGCGGTGTTCAAGCTCGACTGGACCGGCGGGAGCGACGGACTGCTCGGGTTCGACGCGTTCCTCGGGGTCGGCGGAGTCGGGGCTCCGATCTCCGAAGTCGAGTTCACGCTCGCGGGGCTCACGATCACGCCGGCGGCGGTGTTTTACTATCTCGCGCTCGTCCTCGCGGTCGCCTCGCTGCTGTTCGCGCGGCGGTTCATGAACGCGCCGTTCGGCAGCGTGCTCCAGTCGATCAGCGAGAGCGAGGAGCGCACGGAGTTCATCGGGTACGACGTCACGAAGTACAAGCGCCGGGCGTTCGTCATCAGCGGCGCGCTCGCGGGGCTCGCCGGCGGGCTGCTCGCGGTGAACCCCGACACGTTCGTGATCTCGCCAGGCCAGACGCTCTACTGGATCAACTCCGGCGAGGTCATCGTGATGACGCTGCTCGGCGGGATGGGAACCCTGTTCGGGCCGATGATCGGTGCCGGGGTGTTCATCGGTGCGGAGGACATTCTGGCGACCTACACCGAGCAGTGGCGCATGGTGATCGGGGCGGTGTTCGTGCTGTTCGTGCTGTTCGTGCCCCGGGGCCTCGTGTCGGTCCCATCGCTTGTGGCGCAATGGCGACAGGATTCGCGGGAGGGCGATCCGCCCGCCGGGCTCGACGACACGGAGGCGAGCCCAGATGACTGA
- a CDS encoding ABC transporter substrate-binding protein: protein MRSASSRRRFLALAGAAGLTGLAGCSGGGGGNGSNDSGQSGGDSGGGDGSGGSAGGNGSDGSGDGNTSGDTGGNGTGGNESGSGGGGSADLGSVTVGILNPISGAYSSLGPGQRSGAELAVEQINESDQFGVEIDPVYADTETATSAAQGSAQRLVQEEGAEYLFGAISSSVALSLNEFAASEELIYFPGGAAVPITGENCNEWVFRCETNTAQIAEAISGYSVNNLGTNVWFHIADYAYGESVYNRVSSRMQSANDSYQEVDLTRSQLGSSNFGSFISQISNSNAEVVVLGMTGGDLVNFVNQAADQGLTDQVNLVGPTMSFQSVRAATGSNAIGTYGGVRYDPSIDLGDNQQFVEAFQNANDGPPGNFARVGYDSVRLIARGIQEAGSTDPADVRDALSGGTFTTVLGDVTLRESDHQATNPTWMSELVEGDGDMADVELIDKTEGEEALPPASELGCSLN from the coding sequence ATGAGAAGCGCTAGCTCACGCCGCCGTTTCCTTGCGCTCGCCGGTGCAGCGGGACTCACGGGACTCGCCGGGTGTAGCGGGGGCGGTGGCGGGAACGGCTCGAACGACAGCGGCCAATCTGGCGGCGATTCGGGCGGCGGCGATGGGAGTGGTGGCTCGGCAGGCGGCAACGGTAGCGACGGCTCCGGTGATGGCAACACCAGCGGCGACACCGGCGGGAACGGGACCGGCGGCAACGAGAGTGGCTCGGGTGGCGGCGGGTCGGCGGATCTCGGAAGCGTGACTGTCGGCATCCTGAACCCGATATCGGGTGCGTACAGCTCGCTCGGACCGGGCCAGCGCAGCGGGGCGGAGCTGGCGGTCGAGCAGATCAACGAGAGCGATCAGTTCGGTGTCGAGATCGATCCGGTGTACGCGGACACCGAAACCGCGACGAGCGCCGCTCAGGGGAGTGCCCAACGGCTCGTCCAGGAGGAGGGTGCCGAGTATCTCTTCGGCGCAATCAGCAGTTCGGTCGCGCTCTCGCTCAACGAGTTCGCCGCGAGCGAGGAGCTCATTTACTTCCCGGGCGGGGCCGCCGTCCCGATCACCGGCGAGAACTGCAACGAGTGGGTGTTCCGCTGTGAGACCAACACCGCCCAGATCGCCGAAGCGATCTCGGGGTACTCAGTCAACAACCTCGGCACGAACGTCTGGTTCCACATCGCGGACTACGCCTACGGCGAGTCGGTGTACAACCGCGTCAGCTCCCGGATGCAGTCGGCGAACGACAGCTATCAAGAGGTCGATCTCACGCGCTCCCAGCTCGGCTCGTCGAACTTCGGGTCGTTCATCAGCCAGATCTCCAACTCGAACGCCGAAGTGGTGGTACTCGGCATGACCGGCGGCGACCTCGTCAACTTCGTGAACCAGGCCGCGGATCAGGGGCTCACCGACCAAGTGAACCTCGTCGGGCCGACGATGAGCTTCCAGAGCGTGCGCGCCGCGACCGGCAGCAACGCTATCGGGACGTACGGTGGCGTACGGTACGATCCGTCGATCGATCTCGGCGACAACCAGCAGTTCGTCGAGGCGTTCCAGAATGCGAACGACGGACCGCCTGGCAACTTCGCCCGGGTCGGCTACGACTCCGTCCGACTCATCGCCCGCGGCATCCAGGAGGCCGGTAGCACGGACCCGGCCGACGTCAGAGACGCCCTCTCTGGCGGGACTTTCACGACCGTGCTGGGCGACGTTACGCTCAGGGAATCCGATCACCAGGCCACCAACCCGACGTGGATGAGCGAGCTGGTCGAGGGCGACGGCGACATGGCCGACGTGGAACTCATCGACAAGACCGAGGGCGAGGAGGCGCTGCCGCCGGCCTCGGAGCTCGGCTGCAGCCTGAACTAA
- a CDS encoding PaaI family thioesterase, with the protein MDIEAFFEGMPFADLLGVEVTEAADGHAEGHIAMREELSWNQDRMMAHGGVTFTLADTVGGAALVSLVDQPVPTIDMRIDYLEAGTGDLHAEADVVREGGDVGVVDVAVTAEDGTPVADVRGVYKTG; encoded by the coding sequence ATGGATATCGAGGCATTCTTCGAGGGCATGCCGTTCGCCGATCTGCTCGGCGTCGAAGTGACCGAGGCAGCGGACGGTCACGCCGAAGGCCACATCGCGATGCGCGAGGAGCTGTCGTGGAACCAAGACCGAATGATGGCCCACGGCGGCGTCACGTTCACGCTCGCCGACACGGTCGGCGGTGCGGCGCTGGTCTCGCTCGTCGATCAACCTGTGCCGACGATCGACATGCGGATCGACTACCTCGAAGCGGGTACCGGCGACCTCCACGCCGAGGCGGACGTCGTTCGCGAGGGTGGCGACGTTGGTGTGGTGGACGTGGCCGTGACGGCGGAGGATGGAACGCCGGTGGCCGACGTTCGCGGTGTATATAAAACCGGATAG
- a CDS encoding NUDIX domain-containing protein: protein MDETAVVTCFLRNRGEVLLLHRSDEVGSYTGRWGAVAGHAEGDPDGAAREEIEEETGLDDAVSLVRAGDPFEVTDDDLDTRWIVHPYLFDCESREVEANDETTDIEWASPTEIRQRETVPDLWTSYERVAPTVETIETDTDHGSAWLSVRALEVLRDRAGVLATSAAGEDENGDWSDLETLAEDLRTARPSMTVVANRINRTMATSSDDRTPGVIERAATAGIDRAFEADEATVREAAARLDGTVLTLSRSGTVLDTLRQATVEEVLVCESRPAREGVGVAEALADDCPVTLAIDAAAAHLLAERAVDAVVAGADTVFADGSVLNKIGTRAVAVAAAHENVPVCVVAASDKIDPDPESEPEFGDGDRDQVYDGDADLAVANPTFDRTPAEHVTIVTEHGQLERDDIAETAAELRELTAWS, encoded by the coding sequence ATGGACGAAACCGCCGTCGTCACCTGTTTCCTCCGTAATCGCGGCGAGGTCCTCCTGCTCCACCGGAGCGACGAGGTCGGCTCGTATACCGGTCGGTGGGGTGCGGTCGCGGGCCACGCCGAAGGCGATCCCGACGGGGCCGCACGCGAGGAGATCGAGGAGGAAACGGGGCTCGACGATGCCGTCTCGCTCGTCCGCGCGGGCGACCCGTTCGAAGTGACGGACGACGACCTCGATACACGGTGGATCGTCCATCCGTACTTGTTCGACTGCGAGTCACGCGAGGTCGAGGCGAACGACGAGACGACCGACATCGAATGGGCCTCACCGACCGAGATCCGGCAGCGCGAGACCGTCCCCGACCTCTGGACGTCCTACGAGCGCGTCGCGCCGACGGTCGAAACGATCGAAACGGATACCGATCACGGATCGGCGTGGCTCTCGGTGCGCGCCCTCGAAGTGCTCCGGGACCGTGCTGGCGTGCTCGCGACGTCGGCTGCCGGTGAGGACGAGAACGGCGACTGGAGCGATCTGGAGACTCTCGCCGAGGATCTCCGCACGGCGCGACCGAGCATGACGGTCGTCGCGAACCGGATCAACCGCACGATGGCCACGTCGAGCGACGACCGAACTCCCGGAGTGATCGAGCGCGCCGCAACTGCGGGGATCGACCGCGCGTTCGAGGCTGACGAGGCGACCGTACGCGAGGCGGCCGCGCGGCTCGACGGCACGGTGCTGACGCTCTCGCGTTCGGGGACAGTGCTCGATACGCTCCGCCAAGCAACGGTCGAGGAAGTGCTTGTCTGCGAGTCGCGACCCGCACGCGAAGGGGTCGGCGTCGCGGAAGCCCTCGCGGACGACTGTCCTGTGACGCTCGCGATCGACGCGGCGGCCGCCCACCTCCTCGCCGAACGTGCGGTCGACGCCGTGGTCGCCGGTGCGGACACTGTGTTCGCCGATGGAAGCGTTCTCAACAAGATCGGAACGCGGGCCGTCGCTGTCGCCGCCGCCCACGAGAACGTACCGGTGTGCGTGGTCGCCGCGAGCGACAAGATCGATCCTGACCCCGAGTCGGAGCCCGAGTTCGGCGACGGCGATCGGGACCAGGTCTACGACGGCGACGCCGATCTCGCTGTGGCGAACCCGACGTTCGATCGAACGCCGGCTGAACACGTGACCATCGTCACCGAGCATGGCCAACTCGAACGAGACGATATCGCCGAGACGGCGGCGGAACTGCGCGAACTCACGGCGTGGTCGTGA
- a CDS encoding metallophosphoesterase family protein, translating to MVRIAIIGDTHIPSRADRIPKWIREEVEAADHTIHVGDFDAADTLAEVRDFAGGELTAVTGNMDPRLDLPSVTTVERGGVEFVVTHGTGDIEGYEERVAGVVSEEASDGPTVGVSGHTHQMLDAETDGVRLLNPGSATGAEPAETATMMTAETADGDIDVTIHEG from the coding sequence ATGGTACGGATCGCGATCATCGGCGACACCCACATCCCCTCGCGCGCGGACCGAATTCCGAAGTGGATCAGGGAGGAAGTCGAGGCGGCCGACCACACCATCCACGTCGGTGATTTCGACGCCGCCGACACACTTGCGGAGGTACGCGACTTCGCTGGCGGGGAGCTGACCGCCGTGACCGGGAACATGGACCCACGGCTCGATCTCCCCTCGGTGACGACGGTCGAGCGCGGCGGCGTCGAATTCGTCGTCACCCACGGCACCGGCGACATCGAGGGCTACGAGGAGCGCGTGGCTGGCGTCGTCAGCGAGGAAGCGAGCGACGGGCCGACGGTCGGCGTGTCTGGTCACACTCACCAGATGCTCGACGCCGAGACCGACGGCGTCCGTCTGCTGAATCCGGGCAGCGCGACCGGGGCTGAACCGGCCGAAACCGCGACGATGATGACTGCCGAGACCGCTGACGGTGACATCGACGTGACGATCCACGAGGGGTGA
- a CDS encoding coenzyme F420-0:L-glutamate ligase, with the protein MNVSPVPGLPEIREGDDLAALIAERADLDSADVVCVASTVVSKAEGRAHDLDAFPAGPRATEIADRLAEITGEEKDPRFAQAVLEESTDLLIEAPFLLTETRFGHVGVNAGIDRSNVPGSDILLLPERPDESARRLHASLGVPVVVTDTCGRPFRHGQRGVAIGRAGLPASHDWRGEHDRDGRELGVTVESIVDELAAAANLVLGEGGGGEPVAVVNGFELDGFEGSDELFRDVETDFVRQALREWSYARD; encoded by the coding sequence ATGAACGTCTCTCCCGTTCCCGGTCTCCCCGAGATACGCGAGGGCGACGACCTCGCTGCGTTGATCGCCGAACGCGCGGACCTCGATTCCGCCGACGTGGTCTGTGTGGCGAGCACGGTGGTATCGAAGGCCGAGGGCCGGGCACACGATCTCGACGCGTTCCCGGCGGGGCCGCGTGCGACCGAGATCGCCGACCGGCTCGCCGAGATCACGGGCGAGGAGAAGGACCCTCGGTTCGCCCAGGCGGTGCTGGAGGAGAGCACCGATCTCCTGATCGAGGCCCCGTTTCTGTTGACCGAGACTCGGTTCGGTCACGTCGGTGTCAACGCTGGAATCGATCGTTCGAACGTCCCTGGAAGCGATATTCTCCTCCTGCCGGAGCGCCCGGACGAGAGCGCCCGCCGGCTCCACGCTTCGCTCGGCGTGCCGGTGGTCGTGACTGACACCTGTGGGCGACCGTTCCGTCACGGTCAGCGCGGGGTCGCAATCGGACGGGCGGGCCTGCCGGCGAGCCACGACTGGCGTGGTGAGCACGACCGCGACGGCCGCGAACTCGGCGTCACGGTAGAGTCGATCGTTGACGAACTCGCTGCAGCGGCGAATCTCGTGCTCGGCGAGGGAGGCGGCGGCGAGCCGGTGGCCGTGGTTAACGGGTTCGAACTCGATGGGTTCGAGGGAAGCGACGAGCTGTTTCGGGACGTCGAGACCGACTTCGTTCGCCAGGCGCTCCGGGAGTGGTCGTATGCGCGCGATTGA
- a CDS encoding 5,10-methylenetetrahydromethanopterin reductase yields MRAIELTPEHPTERLVELGLEADRAGFDTVFASHHYNNRDPFAALAVLAERTDEIRLGPGVTNPYETHPVTLASRVATLDELADGRAVFGVGPGDPSTLRNLGLEDERGLRSVLESFQVARRLWDGERVDHDGTFVARDAGLNYAVGEIPVYVGGEGPGMCRMAAKHADGLLYNGSHPDDLAWAAERVAEGLDDRPAERGEFDLAAYASVSIAEDATAAREAARPPVAFIAAGAPPPVVERHGLDADRADTIGDALAAGEFSIAFDRVSDAMIDAFCIAGEPDTVESRLRAVLEYADSVVIGAPLGPDPDEAIRLAGAACDRSFPG; encoded by the coding sequence ATGCGCGCGATTGAACTCACGCCCGAACACCCGACCGAGCGCCTCGTCGAGTTGGGTCTCGAAGCTGACCGGGCGGGGTTCGACACGGTGTTCGCGAGCCACCACTACAACAACCGCGACCCGTTCGCCGCACTCGCGGTGCTCGCAGAGCGCACGGACGAAATCCGTCTCGGCCCCGGTGTCACGAACCCCTACGAGACCCACCCGGTGACGCTCGCCTCGCGAGTGGCGACTCTCGACGAACTGGCGGATGGTCGCGCGGTGTTCGGCGTCGGGCCTGGCGATCCATCGACGCTCAGAAACCTCGGTCTCGAAGACGAACGTGGGCTCCGATCGGTGCTCGAATCCTTTCAGGTTGCCCGCCGACTCTGGGACGGCGAGCGCGTCGATCACGACGGCACGTTCGTCGCGCGTGACGCGGGCCTGAACTACGCGGTCGGCGAGATTCCGGTCTACGTCGGCGGCGAGGGTCCGGGGATGTGCCGGATGGCCGCGAAACACGCCGACGGACTCCTCTACAATGGCTCGCATCCAGACGATCTCGCGTGGGCCGCCGAACGGGTCGCCGAAGGACTCGATGACCGCCCGGCCGAACGTGGAGAGTTCGACCTCGCGGCGTACGCAAGCGTCAGCATCGCCGAGGACGCCACGGCGGCTCGCGAGGCTGCCCGTCCACCGGTGGCGTTCATCGCTGCGGGCGCACCGCCGCCCGTCGTCGAGCGTCACGGACTCGACGCCGACCGTGCGGACACGATCGGCGACGCGCTTGCGGCGGGCGAGTTCAGCATCGCGTTCGATCGAGTGAGCGACGCGATGATCGACGCGTTCTGTATCGCCGGCGAGCCTGACACAGTCGAGTCACGGCTCCGCGCGGTCTTAGAATACGCTGACAGCGTCGTGATCGGTGCGCCGCTCGGTCCCGATCCCGATGAAGCTATTCGCCTTGCTGGGGCGGCGTGCGACCGAAGTTTTCCGGGATGA
- a CDS encoding DUF7573 domain-containing protein — MADDAGPNDDTAADRATEPEPSATATSARSSNAENSFQSTYAWSPDEASCAECGGSVAARWRDDGDLVCAACKSW; from the coding sequence ATGGCCGATGACGCCGGACCGAACGACGACACAGCAGCCGATCGGGCGACGGAACCGGAGCCGTCGGCGACCGCGACGAGCGCCCGATCCAGCAATGCTGAAAACTCCTTCCAGTCGACGTATGCATGGTCGCCGGACGAAGCGTCTTGTGCCGAGTGCGGTGGGTCAGTCGCGGCGCGCTGGCGCGATGACGGTGACCTAGTCTGCGCTGCGTGCAAGTCGTGGTGA
- a CDS encoding MaoC/PaaZ C-terminal domain-containing protein codes for MAVTSRPEEGDVHTFERTFTHEDVERFGEVSGDRQAIHTEPDDEGRLVVQGLLTATLPTKIGGDLGVLARTMEFEFREPVYTGETIVCEVTVTAVTERDDRYDIACSVDCRDVDGTTVMQSGFEGLIWKNER; via the coding sequence ATGGCAGTAACATCCCGGCCCGAGGAAGGTGATGTTCACACGTTCGAGCGGACGTTCACCCACGAGGACGTCGAGCGCTTTGGCGAGGTCTCCGGCGACCGACAGGCGATCCATACCGAACCCGACGACGAGGGGCGACTTGTCGTCCAGGGGCTGCTCACCGCGACCCTCCCGACCAAGATCGGCGGCGATCTCGGCGTCCTCGCGCGTACGATGGAGTTCGAGTTCCGTGAACCGGTCTACACCGGCGAAACGATCGTCTGCGAGGTGACGGTCACGGCGGTCACCGAGCGCGACGACCGTTACGATATCGCGTGTTCGGTCGACTGTCGCGACGTGGACGGGACGACCGTGATGCAGTCGGGATTCGAAGGACTGATCTGGAAAAACGAGCGGTAG
- a CDS encoding helix-turn-helix transcriptional regulator, whose translation MKNEIRRWREGESLSQADLAAAVGVSRQTINAIERERYDPSIELAFELARHFDCRIEDLFDPELDGDKQ comes from the coding sequence ATGAAAAACGAGATCCGCCGGTGGCGTGAGGGTGAGAGTTTGAGTCAAGCCGATCTCGCGGCGGCAGTCGGCGTCAGCCGACAGACGATCAACGCTATCGAGCGCGAGCGCTACGACCCCTCGATCGAGCTGGCGTTCGAACTCGCCCGACACTTCGACTGCCGGATCGAGGACCTCTTCGATCCCGAACTTGACGGCGACAAGCAGTAG
- a CDS encoding ABC transporter ATP-binding protein: MTDPAIVAEGLTKRYGDDPAVEDLSLSIASGTVYGFLGPNGAGKTTTMRLLTTLTEPTAGTATVAGVPITDRSALTERIGYLPAEPPVFDELTGWEQLRHVARLHGIPDQRADDRIEALLERFDLLTDADRRIEGYSTGMTKKVGIIATLLHDPAVVLLDEPTSGLDPRAARTVRETIADLVTREMTVFLSTHVLSVVDELADTVGVIDDGRLVAEGPPDELKAQAQKGAVSDLEAAFLDITAADGADPDGTDQRATATGTTDD; this comes from the coding sequence ATGACCGATCCCGCCATCGTCGCCGAGGGACTCACGAAGCGATACGGCGACGACCCCGCAGTCGAAGACCTGTCGCTGTCGATTGCTTCGGGAACCGTCTACGGCTTTCTGGGGCCGAACGGCGCGGGCAAGACCACCACGATGCGACTGCTGACGACCCTCACCGAGCCGACCGCCGGGACGGCCACGGTCGCTGGTGTTCCGATCACCGATCGATCAGCGCTCACCGAACGGATCGGCTATCTCCCTGCGGAGCCACCCGTGTTCGACGAACTCACGGGATGGGAGCAGCTCCGACACGTCGCCAGACTTCACGGCATTCCCGACCAGCGGGCCGACGACCGGATCGAGGCGTTGCTGGAGCGGTTCGATCTGCTCACGGACGCAGACCGGCGGATCGAGGGTTACTCGACGGGGATGACGAAGAAGGTCGGCATCATCGCCACGCTGCTCCACGACCCGGCGGTCGTGTTGCTCGATGAACCCACTTCGGGGCTCGATCCGCGGGCCGCGAGAACGGTTCGAGAGACGATCGCCGACCTCGTCACCCGGGAGATGACGGTGTTCCTCTCGACGCACGTCCTGTCGGTGGTCGACGAACTCGCCGATACGGTCGGCGTGATCGACGACGGCCGGCTCGTCGCCGAGGGGCCGCCCGACGAGCTGAAAGCGCAGGCACAGAAGGGAGCAGTGTCGGACCTCGAAGCCGCGTTCCTCGACATCACTGCTGCGGACGGTGCGGACCCCGACGGTACAGACCAGAGAGCCACCGCGACCGGAACGACGGATGACTGA